Proteins from a genomic interval of Scomber japonicus isolate fScoJap1 chromosome 10, fScoJap1.pri, whole genome shotgun sequence:
- the znf574 gene encoding zinc finger protein 574 isoform X1 yields MSDCAMESSSVYMCFPCYQEFNTLEEVLKHQLTCTAEDDQPPDTSGATPVTVPLLQTQQQVLNISRTDAFPETEIQVGDSLVQQVECEPSGSEEAAVGVNTSDQPRILYQCGDCDELFKSLDLWQQHRKEGICQHAATGVMSNPDSQPEPETPLVQSSTSTLNPEECTFSEGDASRNLHPEPVEEPAVEEEEQQAAESTSAQTSDPAVSEVVAPTSIQEDLSPRRRGANKKPKPEPVLLCVDCGSCFGLVSELVSHRKTQHGFEEALHRCSVCGESFLNTTLFLYHRKQHRQKGEEKVAAGPEVTEEVYVQNNGTDEQRQDAAPSATSATSTFTQPELFMCTQCGESFSGGAGLATHRTEKHGLQEPLHSCSHCNESFMNTTQYLYHLRQHRFTSGTGVTDGAETGDETTAANPQDTPQSSKRLLSSPASASESGSPLPKRSKPSFRILSGGNALKGNKSSGIKEESESSIAADSDTTNLPPPTKLLQDWARTPLPHVCPYCGKTFTRRVFLRTHVYSHTGEKLFTCKVCTKSFTNSQSLLRHSMNHTSSRPYSCEVCGKNFSQAATLKRHQRIHMSAHPRRKRGRKPVCSLDNEGAAHLYPCPNCPSRFNTEDQLNHHKLLHTSHPFPCPECGEAFKRRKDLDLHSLTHQDKQPAMCPHCSSQFINQSVLEIHMQRCPTTDEEKNAGRGRGQGRGRSTGQIECDLCGHRCMTQEGLDLHRLSHTGQTPLKCPVRPCRRRFTSNSALEEHVLAHFQGTLGKSKNRPRFRCEVCHKEFAYNSTFIVHMRTHTDERPFECNTCGKRFRQLPHLQDHERIHSGLRPFCCWICGKSFSVAARLTEHARTHSGEKPYPCPHCPAAFRSRSNLDKHIRLHGDLPLEKVEEAAHAAEAAHVQKVLEGAKVLTSLPEEVESGSVQTIYVLQGGEGGTETVMIPSDQLSGMEGASQVVILPSSVLGTQGITVPTITMDGNEITMVEASHSPQHAIEFIVEETV; encoded by the exons ATGTCTGATTGCG CCATGGAGAGTTCGTCGGTGTACATGTGCTTCCCCTGCTACCAGGAGTTCAACACTCTGGAGGAGGTACTCAAGCACCAGTTGACTTGCACAGCTGAGGATGACCAGCCACCAGACACATCTGGAGCCACTCCAGTCACTGTTCCACTGCTACAGACACAG CAACAAGTATTAAATATATCAAGGACAGATGCATTCCCAGAGACTGAAATACAAGTAGGAGACTCCTTGGTGCAGCAGGTTGAGTGTGAGCCGAGTGGCAGTGAGGAGGCTGCTGTCGGTGTAAATACATCAGATCAGCCCAGAATCCTCTACCAGTGTGGGGACTGTGATGAACTATTCAAGAGCCTGGATCTCTGGCAGCAACACCGTAAAGAAGGGATATGTCAGCATGCTGCTACTGGGGTCATGTCAAATCCTGATTCACAACCTGAGCCAGAAACCCCCTTAGTTCAGAGCTCAACTTCGACTTTGAATCCAGAGGAGTGCACTTTCTCAGAGGGTGATGCGAGCAGAAATCTTCACCCTGAACCAGTGGAAGAACCTgcagtagaggaagaggagcagcaggctgCAGAGAGCACTTCAGCTCAGACTTCTGATCCTGCTGTTTCTGAGGTGGTAGCTCCAACCTCCATTCAAGAAGATTTGTCTCCCAGGAGGAGAGGGGCTAACAAAAAGCCTAAACCTGAACCGGTGCTCCTGTGTGTGGACTGTGGTTCATGCTTCGGCCTTGTGTCTGAACTCGTTTCCCACCGCAAGACCCAACACGGCTTTGAGGAAGCCCTGCACCGTTGCTCTGTTTGTGGGGAGAGTTTTTTAAACACTACCCTCTTCCTCTACCACCGCAAACAACACAGGCAGAAAGGTGAGGAAAAAGTGGCAGCAGGTCCTGAAGTGACAGAGGAGGTTTACGTTCAGAATAATGGGACTGATGAGCAGAGGCAGGACGCCGCTCCCTCCGCCACCAGTGCCACTTCCACTTTTACACAGCCAGAGTTGTTCATGTGCACCCAGTGTGGGGAGAGCTTCAGCGGTGGGGCAGGGCTGGCCACACATCGTACGGAGAAGCATGGTCTGCAGGAGCCGCTACACAGTTGCTCCCATTGTAACGAGAGCTTCATGAACACCACCCAGTACTTGTACCACCTCCGGCAGCACCGCTTCACATCAGGCACAGGGGTGACGGATGGAGCTGAGACTGGTGATGAAACAACCGCTGCAAATCCTCAGGATACTCCACAAAGCTCAAAGCGGCTTCTTTCCTCACCTGCCTCTGCCAGTGAATCAGGTTCACCTTTACCTAAGAGGAGTAAGCCATCTTTCAGGATTCTGAGCGGTGGTAATGCACTCAAAG gaAACAAGAGTTCAGGCATCAAagaggagtcagagagcagcattGCAGCAGACTCGGACACCACCaacctccctcctcctaccAAGTTGCTGCAGGACTGGGCCCGCACACCTCTACCCCATGTTTGCCCCTACTGTGGCAAAACCTTCACACGACGCGTCTTCCTCCGCACTCATGTCTACAGCCACACTGGAGAAAAGCTCTTCACGTGCAAG GTGTGCACAAAGTCCTTCACTAACTCCCAGAGCCTGCTGCGCCACAGCATGAACCACACGAGCTCCaggccgtacagctgtgaggtGTGTGGCAAGAACTTCTCGCAGGCAGCCACCCTGAAGAGACACCAACGTATTCACATGTCCGCACACCCTCGGCGCAAACGTGGACGCAAACCG GTGTGTAGTCTGGACAACGAGGGAGCTGCTCATCTCTACCCTTGTCCTAACTGCCCCTCACGGTTTAACACGGAGGATCAGCTCAACCATCACAA ATTGCTCCACACCAGCCACCCTTTCCCTTGCCCAGAATGTGGAGAGGCGTTCAAACGCAGGAAAGACCTCGACCTGCACTCGCTCACTCATCAAG ACAAGCAGCCAGCGATGTGCCCTCACTGTTCATCCCAGTTTATCAACCAGTCAGTGCTGGAAATCCACATGCAGCGATGCCCTACCACCGATGAGGAGAAGAATGCTGGTCGTGGACGGGGCCAGGGCAGAGGGCGGAGCACTGGACAG ATTGAGTGTGACCTATGCGGCCACCGTTGCATGACCCAGGAGGGCCTTGACCTCCATCGGTTATCCCACACAGGCCAGACGCCTCTCAAATGCCCAGTGAGGCCTTGCCGCCGCCGATTTACTTCCAACAGTGCCCTGGAGGAGCACGTGCTGGCCCATTTCCAAGGCACGCTCGGCAAGTCCAAAAACCGACCCCGCTTTCGCTGTGAAGTTTGCCACAAGGAATTTGCCTACAATTCTACCTTCATTGTTCATATGAGGACACATACTGATGAGAGGCCCTTTGAG TGCAACACATGTGGCAAACGCTTCCGCCAGCTGCCCCATCTGCAGGACCATGAGCGCATCCACAGTGGCCTGCGGCCTTTCTGCTGCTGGATTTGTGGAAAGAGTTTCAGCGTGGCTGCCCGTCTCACCGAACACGCCCGCACACACAGTGGCGAGAAGCCCTACCCCTGTCCGCACTGCCCTGCTGCCTTCCGCTCTCGCTCCAACCTGGATAAACACATCCGACTGCATGGAGATCTGCCTCTCGAAAAGGTAGAGGAGGCTGCACATGCAGCTGAGGCCGCCCATGTCCAGAAAGTGCTGGAGGGGGCCAAGGTGCTGACTTCTCTGCCAGAGGAGGTTGAGTCTGGCTCTGTGCAGACCATCTATGTACTGCAGGGGGGCGAAGGAGGTACTGAGACGGTCATGATCCCATCCGATCAGCTCAGTGGCATGGAGGGAGCCTCACAAGTTGTCATCCTGCCCTCCTCCGTTCTGGGAACTCAGGGCATTACTGTTCCGACTATCACCATGGATGGCAATGAAATCACTATGGTGGAGGCAAGCCATTCACCACAGCATGCCATTGAGTTCATTGTGGAGGAGACTGTATGA
- the znf574 gene encoding zinc finger protein 574 isoform X2: protein MESSSVYMCFPCYQEFNTLEEVLKHQLTCTAEDDQPPDTSGATPVTVPLLQTQQQVLNISRTDAFPETEIQVGDSLVQQVECEPSGSEEAAVGVNTSDQPRILYQCGDCDELFKSLDLWQQHRKEGICQHAATGVMSNPDSQPEPETPLVQSSTSTLNPEECTFSEGDASRNLHPEPVEEPAVEEEEQQAAESTSAQTSDPAVSEVVAPTSIQEDLSPRRRGANKKPKPEPVLLCVDCGSCFGLVSELVSHRKTQHGFEEALHRCSVCGESFLNTTLFLYHRKQHRQKGEEKVAAGPEVTEEVYVQNNGTDEQRQDAAPSATSATSTFTQPELFMCTQCGESFSGGAGLATHRTEKHGLQEPLHSCSHCNESFMNTTQYLYHLRQHRFTSGTGVTDGAETGDETTAANPQDTPQSSKRLLSSPASASESGSPLPKRSKPSFRILSGGNALKGNKSSGIKEESESSIAADSDTTNLPPPTKLLQDWARTPLPHVCPYCGKTFTRRVFLRTHVYSHTGEKLFTCKVCTKSFTNSQSLLRHSMNHTSSRPYSCEVCGKNFSQAATLKRHQRIHMSAHPRRKRGRKPVCSLDNEGAAHLYPCPNCPSRFNTEDQLNHHKLLHTSHPFPCPECGEAFKRRKDLDLHSLTHQDKQPAMCPHCSSQFINQSVLEIHMQRCPTTDEEKNAGRGRGQGRGRSTGQIECDLCGHRCMTQEGLDLHRLSHTGQTPLKCPVRPCRRRFTSNSALEEHVLAHFQGTLGKSKNRPRFRCEVCHKEFAYNSTFIVHMRTHTDERPFECNTCGKRFRQLPHLQDHERIHSGLRPFCCWICGKSFSVAARLTEHARTHSGEKPYPCPHCPAAFRSRSNLDKHIRLHGDLPLEKVEEAAHAAEAAHVQKVLEGAKVLTSLPEEVESGSVQTIYVLQGGEGGTETVMIPSDQLSGMEGASQVVILPSSVLGTQGITVPTITMDGNEITMVEASHSPQHAIEFIVEETV, encoded by the exons ATGGAGAGTTCGTCGGTGTACATGTGCTTCCCCTGCTACCAGGAGTTCAACACTCTGGAGGAGGTACTCAAGCACCAGTTGACTTGCACAGCTGAGGATGACCAGCCACCAGACACATCTGGAGCCACTCCAGTCACTGTTCCACTGCTACAGACACAG CAACAAGTATTAAATATATCAAGGACAGATGCATTCCCAGAGACTGAAATACAAGTAGGAGACTCCTTGGTGCAGCAGGTTGAGTGTGAGCCGAGTGGCAGTGAGGAGGCTGCTGTCGGTGTAAATACATCAGATCAGCCCAGAATCCTCTACCAGTGTGGGGACTGTGATGAACTATTCAAGAGCCTGGATCTCTGGCAGCAACACCGTAAAGAAGGGATATGTCAGCATGCTGCTACTGGGGTCATGTCAAATCCTGATTCACAACCTGAGCCAGAAACCCCCTTAGTTCAGAGCTCAACTTCGACTTTGAATCCAGAGGAGTGCACTTTCTCAGAGGGTGATGCGAGCAGAAATCTTCACCCTGAACCAGTGGAAGAACCTgcagtagaggaagaggagcagcaggctgCAGAGAGCACTTCAGCTCAGACTTCTGATCCTGCTGTTTCTGAGGTGGTAGCTCCAACCTCCATTCAAGAAGATTTGTCTCCCAGGAGGAGAGGGGCTAACAAAAAGCCTAAACCTGAACCGGTGCTCCTGTGTGTGGACTGTGGTTCATGCTTCGGCCTTGTGTCTGAACTCGTTTCCCACCGCAAGACCCAACACGGCTTTGAGGAAGCCCTGCACCGTTGCTCTGTTTGTGGGGAGAGTTTTTTAAACACTACCCTCTTCCTCTACCACCGCAAACAACACAGGCAGAAAGGTGAGGAAAAAGTGGCAGCAGGTCCTGAAGTGACAGAGGAGGTTTACGTTCAGAATAATGGGACTGATGAGCAGAGGCAGGACGCCGCTCCCTCCGCCACCAGTGCCACTTCCACTTTTACACAGCCAGAGTTGTTCATGTGCACCCAGTGTGGGGAGAGCTTCAGCGGTGGGGCAGGGCTGGCCACACATCGTACGGAGAAGCATGGTCTGCAGGAGCCGCTACACAGTTGCTCCCATTGTAACGAGAGCTTCATGAACACCACCCAGTACTTGTACCACCTCCGGCAGCACCGCTTCACATCAGGCACAGGGGTGACGGATGGAGCTGAGACTGGTGATGAAACAACCGCTGCAAATCCTCAGGATACTCCACAAAGCTCAAAGCGGCTTCTTTCCTCACCTGCCTCTGCCAGTGAATCAGGTTCACCTTTACCTAAGAGGAGTAAGCCATCTTTCAGGATTCTGAGCGGTGGTAATGCACTCAAAG gaAACAAGAGTTCAGGCATCAAagaggagtcagagagcagcattGCAGCAGACTCGGACACCACCaacctccctcctcctaccAAGTTGCTGCAGGACTGGGCCCGCACACCTCTACCCCATGTTTGCCCCTACTGTGGCAAAACCTTCACACGACGCGTCTTCCTCCGCACTCATGTCTACAGCCACACTGGAGAAAAGCTCTTCACGTGCAAG GTGTGCACAAAGTCCTTCACTAACTCCCAGAGCCTGCTGCGCCACAGCATGAACCACACGAGCTCCaggccgtacagctgtgaggtGTGTGGCAAGAACTTCTCGCAGGCAGCCACCCTGAAGAGACACCAACGTATTCACATGTCCGCACACCCTCGGCGCAAACGTGGACGCAAACCG GTGTGTAGTCTGGACAACGAGGGAGCTGCTCATCTCTACCCTTGTCCTAACTGCCCCTCACGGTTTAACACGGAGGATCAGCTCAACCATCACAA ATTGCTCCACACCAGCCACCCTTTCCCTTGCCCAGAATGTGGAGAGGCGTTCAAACGCAGGAAAGACCTCGACCTGCACTCGCTCACTCATCAAG ACAAGCAGCCAGCGATGTGCCCTCACTGTTCATCCCAGTTTATCAACCAGTCAGTGCTGGAAATCCACATGCAGCGATGCCCTACCACCGATGAGGAGAAGAATGCTGGTCGTGGACGGGGCCAGGGCAGAGGGCGGAGCACTGGACAG ATTGAGTGTGACCTATGCGGCCACCGTTGCATGACCCAGGAGGGCCTTGACCTCCATCGGTTATCCCACACAGGCCAGACGCCTCTCAAATGCCCAGTGAGGCCTTGCCGCCGCCGATTTACTTCCAACAGTGCCCTGGAGGAGCACGTGCTGGCCCATTTCCAAGGCACGCTCGGCAAGTCCAAAAACCGACCCCGCTTTCGCTGTGAAGTTTGCCACAAGGAATTTGCCTACAATTCTACCTTCATTGTTCATATGAGGACACATACTGATGAGAGGCCCTTTGAG TGCAACACATGTGGCAAACGCTTCCGCCAGCTGCCCCATCTGCAGGACCATGAGCGCATCCACAGTGGCCTGCGGCCTTTCTGCTGCTGGATTTGTGGAAAGAGTTTCAGCGTGGCTGCCCGTCTCACCGAACACGCCCGCACACACAGTGGCGAGAAGCCCTACCCCTGTCCGCACTGCCCTGCTGCCTTCCGCTCTCGCTCCAACCTGGATAAACACATCCGACTGCATGGAGATCTGCCTCTCGAAAAGGTAGAGGAGGCTGCACATGCAGCTGAGGCCGCCCATGTCCAGAAAGTGCTGGAGGGGGCCAAGGTGCTGACTTCTCTGCCAGAGGAGGTTGAGTCTGGCTCTGTGCAGACCATCTATGTACTGCAGGGGGGCGAAGGAGGTACTGAGACGGTCATGATCCCATCCGATCAGCTCAGTGGCATGGAGGGAGCCTCACAAGTTGTCATCCTGCCCTCCTCCGTTCTGGGAACTCAGGGCATTACTGTTCCGACTATCACCATGGATGGCAATGAAATCACTATGGTGGAGGCAAGCCATTCACCACAGCATGCCATTGAGTTCATTGTGGAGGAGACTGTATGA